One Streptosporangium becharense genomic window, GGTCCATCCATGTCACGCGGGAGCGCGGGCCCACCGCCGCGGACTGGGCCGCGGACCGCCCGGGGTCTCGCCGGCAGGTCCCGTCAGCCGTCGGCGGGCGCCGCCGAGGGGGCGGTCAGGCCCGCGAGGATCGTCTCGATCCCGGTTTCGAAGGCCGCATCCAGGTCGAGGCCGCGGATCTCCCCGGCCAGCCGGCGGGTGGCGGGGAACTCGCCGGCGGGCAGGGCGGAGAGCCTGCCGGACTCCGCCGCGGTCGGGGCCCCGATGGTGCCGGTGACCTCTGCCAGGGTGAAACCGGCGGCGTAGGAGAAGAGCAGGGTGGCGGCGTGCACGATCCGCTCGGTGGAGAGGCCGGCCTCCTCCAGTGCGCGGTAGAGCCCCTCGTAGATCCGGTGCTCCTGCACGGTGACATCCGGATAGGAGATCAGGTAGGGGAAGAGCCGTGGGTGGGCGTGGGCGATGCGTCTCAGGGCCCGGCAGGTCGTCCGCACATGTTCCCGCCAGTCCGCCGCGCCCGTCCGGGAGAGGTCCATCTCCTCCAGGACCGTCTCCACGACCGCGCGCAGCACCGCGTCCTTGGTCGGCAGGTAGTAGTACAGAGCCGTCGGGAACACGCCGAGGTCGGCGGCCAGGCGGCGGATGCTCAGCGCCTCGACGCCGCTCTCGTCGATCGTCGCCAGCGCGCGCCGCAGGATGAGCTCCCGTGACAGGGGTGGCCGTTCCGGGCCGGCCGCTTGCCTTCCTGCCGGCCCTGATGCCTTCTTGACCATGTTGTCCACCGTACAATACATTTCCCGTTGTTCACCGTACAGCGCCTTTGAACGGCGGAAACGTGGTGCGGGAGCGTGCTCTTCCGCCGTCCCGGTACGGGCCCCGGCGGTGGGAGCCGAGGCGGGCACCGGTGAGGAGCGGCATGCGTACGACGATGAGAGGGATGGCCGCGGCGCTGTCGGCCGCGGTCGCCGGGGCCGTCCTCGGCCACCGGGCCGGATTCCAGGCCGCCGGGCGCCGCCCCGAGGGGAGGTGGACGGTGACCGACGGCGCCGGCGCCGTCCCGGGCGGCGTCGCGGGCGACGTCACCCGGGTCATCGTGGTCGGCGCCGGGCTCGCCGGTCTGACCGTGGCCAACGCCCTGGCGTGCGCCGGGGTGGAGGTTCTGGTCCTGGAGGCCGGGGACCGGGTGG contains:
- a CDS encoding TetR/AcrR family transcriptional regulator; the protein is MVKKASGPAGRQAAGPERPPLSRELILRRALATIDESGVEALSIRRLAADLGVFPTALYYYLPTKDAVLRAVVETVLEEMDLSRTGAADWREHVRTTCRALRRIAHAHPRLFPYLISYPDVTVQEHRIYEGLYRALEEAGLSTERIVHAATLLFSYAAGFTLAEVTGTIGAPTAAESGRLSALPAGEFPATRRLAGEIRGLDLDAAFETGIETILAGLTAPSAAPADG